Proteins encoded together in one Xenopus laevis strain J_2021 chromosome 6L, Xenopus_laevis_v10.1, whole genome shotgun sequence window:
- the adnp2.L gene encoding ADNP homeobox 2 L homeolog isoform X3 encodes MFQPPVNSLEKIRKARKRVKQILLQIGLESCRELLEEINSYNPGDKYFSSTSWEDVSLWEPNGRRNDYRSKTFCCSLCRFSTKLLSSFKSHLKRYHDDEKDQELMASCPSCPFTSQSKTVVKHMRIFHSSTRKTPSNNTRENVNIPRNHLMVKFSCTKCPYTDTLYYSMKKHVLMTHYEDLVVSYFGEKTDEDIANVSLNSTISFFKLQPVDKFYCKQCNSTASSNDALVYHILTSEKHRDLEQKLRGDILETSKERIRKMQTKLIQTDFIPRKPILAPRSNTPITINHTIRLASVPQNGPSQTMATSVTHNQNAVPTFSAVATSSGGLTTNSPAAGSINTQVKYVTASLPQNPNISLQSSLSQPVFVSQRFPVNQSVAAVLSPGCIVPTSQTSVRPAVLPINQTLPGGLLPVNQPAVLACPPQTLQPNIINVNQAVRPAVFPVNQPLGPNNSTANQPGVAQNTFLTAPIFRQLIPTGKQVNGIPTYTLAPISVLPVAPCPVPAVNPSKALEQNLQTDKAMQVSPSPAVAPSPPVAKMTQALQSKSPGLTATPGPFGKETKLWKSCPVCSELFPSNVYEVHMQVAHVKGGNVRRRRNAKLTDNSYSMETKECVTIAAQASFLKILKENCIQCISCRCLASEELLKHLLMHGMICLYCKAVFHELRNFVYHMKILHLGKKKLHPDFSKKAFEIPSDLNGNALFPRFDFNLKVSKDELGDREINLVVVTGTNSQTAAPIYIKIQNKNTDLGHQPNSKCPFCNCALSNTEGYETHLKDRHHIMPTVHTILKMPAFKCVHCCGVYTGSMTLSAVDVHLLRCRNAPKDSSSGMERDNANQSLSQAETKCTLPTSIADNEENELSVPSKRRKVEVNMDPSENPEEISLDILALVPNQSETSYDYKKDFLVKYFNTRPYPSKKEIALLSTLLDMWKTDVASYIGTRRYMCMKALKNHKQQVLLGFQMSELKKVKHNIDLNEDY; translated from the exons GAAATCAACAGTTATAATCCAGGAGACAAATATTTTTCCAGTACATCATGGGAGGATGTCTCGCTATGGGAACCTAATGGACGCAGAAAT gaTTACAGGTCAAAGACATTTTGCTGCAGTCTTTGCAGATTTTCAACCAAGTTACTTTCTTCATTCAAGAGTCATCTAAAACGCTATCATGATGATGAAAAGGACCAAGAGCTTATGGCTTCTTGCCCCAGCTGCCCATTTACTTCACAGTCAAAAACTGTGGTAAAACACATGAGGATATTTCACTCAAGTACTAGAAAAACCCCTTCCAATAACACAAGAGAGAATGTAAATATACCCAGAAATCATCTGATGGTCAAATTTTCTTGTACCAAATGCCCCTATACAGACACATTATACTACAGTATGAAAAAGCATGTTCTTATGACCCATTATGAAGACTTGGTTGTTtcttattttggagaaaaaacagaTGAAGACATTGCAAATGTAAGCTTGAATTCCACCATTTCTTTCTTTAAGCTTCAGCCCGTTGATAAATTCTATTGCAAGCAATGTAATTCAACTGCCAGCTCTAATGATGCACTGGTGTATCATATTTTGACATCTGAAAAGCACAGAGACCTGGAACAGAAGCTGAGGGGTGACATTTTAGAAACTAGTAAGGAAAGAATTAGAAAAATGCAAACAAAGCTAATCCAAACTGACTTTATTCCTAGAAAACCTATATTGGCACCCAGATCAAATACTCCAATCACAATTAATCACACCATTAGATTAGCTTCTGTTCCACAAAATGGGCCAAGTCAAACAATGGCGACATCAGTTACCCATAACCAAAATGCTGTGCCAACATTCTCTGCTGTCGCCACTTCTTCAGGAGGTTTAACCACTAACTCACCTGCTGCAGGTTCCATTAATACTCAAGTTAAATATGTAACTGCTTCTCTGCCACAGAATCCAAACATCTCCCTTCAATCATCCCTTTCTCAACCAGTGTTTGTATCCCAAAGGTTTCCAGTTAACCAATCTGTTGCAGCAGTCCTTTCTCCAGGGTGTATTGTTCCTACATCTCAGACTTCAGTAAGGCCTGCTGTTCTCCCTATCAACCAGACATTGCCTGGAGGATTGCTTCCTGTAAATCAACCGGCAGTACTTGCATGTCCTCCTCAGACTTTACAACCTAATATTATCAATGTGAATCAAGCAGTAAGGCCTGCAGTTTTTCCAGTAAATCAGCCTCTTGGTCCTAATAATTCTACAGCAAATCAACCTGGGGTTGCGCAAAACACTTTCCTCACAGCCCCAATATTTAGACAGCTCATTCCAACTGGTAAGCAAGTTAATGGGATACCTACATATACCCTCGCTCCAATCTCTGTTTTGCCGGTGGCTCCGTGTCCAGTTCCTGCTGTCAACCCTTCAAAGGCACTAGAACAAAACTTGCAGACCGATAAAGCAATGCAAGTTTCACCTTCTCCAGCTGTTGCACCATCACCTCCTGTTGCTAAGATGACACAAGCACTCCAATCAAAAAGCCCAGGCCTTACTGCCACTCCAGGTCCCTTTGGTAAAGAGACCAAACTATGGAAGTCATGCCCAGTATGCAGTGAGCTCTTTCCTTCAAACGTCTATGAAGTACATATGCAAGTTGCTCATGTCAAAGGAGgaaatgtcagaagaagaagaaatgccAAATTGACAGATAACTCGTATAGTATGGAAACGAAAGAGTGTGTAACAATTGCGGCACAAGCTTCTTTCTTGAAAATCTTGAAAGAAAATTGCATTCAATGTATTTCTTGCAGGTGCTTAGCGTCAGAAGAACTGTTAAAACATCTATTGATGCATGGCATGATTTGTTTGTACTGCAAAGCTGTGTTTCATGAACTAAGGAACTTTGTCTATCACATGAAAATTCTGCATTTAGGCAAAAAGAAACTACATCCAGACTTTTCCAAGAAAGCATTTGAAATCCCCAGTGATTTAAATGGCAATGCACTTTTCCCCCGTTTCGATTTCAACTTAAAAGTGTCAAAGGATGAGCTTGGAGACAGAGAGATAAATCTTGTTGTAGTAACAGGAACAAATTCTCAAACTGCTGCTCCCATATATATTAAAATCCAGAATAAAAATACTGATTTAGGTCACCAGCCAAACTCTAAATGCCCCTTTTGCAACTGTGCTTTATCTAACACAGAAGGGTATGAGACACATTTAAAAGACAGGCACCATATCATGCCAACAGTTCATACAATATTAAAAATGCCAGCTTTTAAGTGTGTCCATTGCTGTGGTGTCTATACAGGGAGTATGACACTCTCAGCTGTTGATGTGCACTTACTTCGATGCCGCAATGCACCTAAAGATAGCAGCTCTGGAATGGAGCGTGATAATGCAAATCAGTCACTTTCTCAAGCAGAGACAAAATGCACTCTTCCGACAAGTATTGCAGATAATGAGGAAAATGAATTGTCTGTGCCTTCAAAAAGAAGAAAGGTTGAAGTTAACATGGACCCATCAGAAAACCCTGAAGAAATTTCTCTTGATATCCTTGCTTTGGTCCCAAACCAATCAGAAACTTCCTATGACTACAAAAAGGACTTTTTAGTCAAATATTTTAACACAAGGCCATATCCGAGCAAGAAAGAGATAGCGTTGCTGTCCACATTGCTAGATATGTGGAAGACTGATGTTGCATCATATATTGGCACAAGGCGATACATGTGCATGAAAGCTCTCAAGAACCATAAACAGCAGGTGCTACTTGGATTTCAGATGTCTGAACTTAAAAAAGTAAAGCATAATATTGACTTGAATGAAGATTACTAA
- the adnp2.L gene encoding ADNP homeobox 2 L homeolog isoform X1 — translation MCCGRRELSLFLPLTHTSITRSPSVPLGCDSYERTTFKMFQPPVNSLEKIRKARKRVKQILLQIGLESCRELLEEINSYNPGDKYFSSTSWEDVSLWEPNGRRNDYRSKTFCCSLCRFSTKLLSSFKSHLKRYHDDEKDQELMASCPSCPFTSQSKTVVKHMRIFHSSTRKTPSNNTRENVNIPRNHLMVKFSCTKCPYTDTLYYSMKKHVLMTHYEDLVVSYFGEKTDEDIANVSLNSTISFFKLQPVDKFYCKQCNSTASSNDALVYHILTSEKHRDLEQKLRGDILETSKERIRKMQTKLIQTDFIPRKPILAPRSNTPITINHTIRLASVPQNGPSQTMATSVTHNQNAVPTFSAVATSSGGLTTNSPAAGSINTQVKYVTASLPQNPNISLQSSLSQPVFVSQRFPVNQSVAAVLSPGCIVPTSQTSVRPAVLPINQTLPGGLLPVNQPAVLACPPQTLQPNIINVNQAVRPAVFPVNQPLGPNNSTANQPGVAQNTFLTAPIFRQLIPTGKQVNGIPTYTLAPISVLPVAPCPVPAVNPSKALEQNLQTDKAMQVSPSPAVAPSPPVAKMTQALQSKSPGLTATPGPFGKETKLWKSCPVCSELFPSNVYEVHMQVAHVKGGNVRRRRNAKLTDNSYSMETKECVTIAAQASFLKILKENCIQCISCRCLASEELLKHLLMHGMICLYCKAVFHELRNFVYHMKILHLGKKKLHPDFSKKAFEIPSDLNGNALFPRFDFNLKVSKDELGDREINLVVVTGTNSQTAAPIYIKIQNKNTDLGHQPNSKCPFCNCALSNTEGYETHLKDRHHIMPTVHTILKMPAFKCVHCCGVYTGSMTLSAVDVHLLRCRNAPKDSSSGMERDNANQSLSQAETKCTLPTSIADNEENELSVPSKRRKVEVNMDPSENPEEISLDILALVPNQSETSYDYKKDFLVKYFNTRPYPSKKEIALLSTLLDMWKTDVASYIGTRRYMCMKALKNHKQQVLLGFQMSELKKVKHNIDLNEDY, via the exons GAAATCAACAGTTATAATCCAGGAGACAAATATTTTTCCAGTACATCATGGGAGGATGTCTCGCTATGGGAACCTAATGGACGCAGAAAT gaTTACAGGTCAAAGACATTTTGCTGCAGTCTTTGCAGATTTTCAACCAAGTTACTTTCTTCATTCAAGAGTCATCTAAAACGCTATCATGATGATGAAAAGGACCAAGAGCTTATGGCTTCTTGCCCCAGCTGCCCATTTACTTCACAGTCAAAAACTGTGGTAAAACACATGAGGATATTTCACTCAAGTACTAGAAAAACCCCTTCCAATAACACAAGAGAGAATGTAAATATACCCAGAAATCATCTGATGGTCAAATTTTCTTGTACCAAATGCCCCTATACAGACACATTATACTACAGTATGAAAAAGCATGTTCTTATGACCCATTATGAAGACTTGGTTGTTtcttattttggagaaaaaacagaTGAAGACATTGCAAATGTAAGCTTGAATTCCACCATTTCTTTCTTTAAGCTTCAGCCCGTTGATAAATTCTATTGCAAGCAATGTAATTCAACTGCCAGCTCTAATGATGCACTGGTGTATCATATTTTGACATCTGAAAAGCACAGAGACCTGGAACAGAAGCTGAGGGGTGACATTTTAGAAACTAGTAAGGAAAGAATTAGAAAAATGCAAACAAAGCTAATCCAAACTGACTTTATTCCTAGAAAACCTATATTGGCACCCAGATCAAATACTCCAATCACAATTAATCACACCATTAGATTAGCTTCTGTTCCACAAAATGGGCCAAGTCAAACAATGGCGACATCAGTTACCCATAACCAAAATGCTGTGCCAACATTCTCTGCTGTCGCCACTTCTTCAGGAGGTTTAACCACTAACTCACCTGCTGCAGGTTCCATTAATACTCAAGTTAAATATGTAACTGCTTCTCTGCCACAGAATCCAAACATCTCCCTTCAATCATCCCTTTCTCAACCAGTGTTTGTATCCCAAAGGTTTCCAGTTAACCAATCTGTTGCAGCAGTCCTTTCTCCAGGGTGTATTGTTCCTACATCTCAGACTTCAGTAAGGCCTGCTGTTCTCCCTATCAACCAGACATTGCCTGGAGGATTGCTTCCTGTAAATCAACCGGCAGTACTTGCATGTCCTCCTCAGACTTTACAACCTAATATTATCAATGTGAATCAAGCAGTAAGGCCTGCAGTTTTTCCAGTAAATCAGCCTCTTGGTCCTAATAATTCTACAGCAAATCAACCTGGGGTTGCGCAAAACACTTTCCTCACAGCCCCAATATTTAGACAGCTCATTCCAACTGGTAAGCAAGTTAATGGGATACCTACATATACCCTCGCTCCAATCTCTGTTTTGCCGGTGGCTCCGTGTCCAGTTCCTGCTGTCAACCCTTCAAAGGCACTAGAACAAAACTTGCAGACCGATAAAGCAATGCAAGTTTCACCTTCTCCAGCTGTTGCACCATCACCTCCTGTTGCTAAGATGACACAAGCACTCCAATCAAAAAGCCCAGGCCTTACTGCCACTCCAGGTCCCTTTGGTAAAGAGACCAAACTATGGAAGTCATGCCCAGTATGCAGTGAGCTCTTTCCTTCAAACGTCTATGAAGTACATATGCAAGTTGCTCATGTCAAAGGAGgaaatgtcagaagaagaagaaatgccAAATTGACAGATAACTCGTATAGTATGGAAACGAAAGAGTGTGTAACAATTGCGGCACAAGCTTCTTTCTTGAAAATCTTGAAAGAAAATTGCATTCAATGTATTTCTTGCAGGTGCTTAGCGTCAGAAGAACTGTTAAAACATCTATTGATGCATGGCATGATTTGTTTGTACTGCAAAGCTGTGTTTCATGAACTAAGGAACTTTGTCTATCACATGAAAATTCTGCATTTAGGCAAAAAGAAACTACATCCAGACTTTTCCAAGAAAGCATTTGAAATCCCCAGTGATTTAAATGGCAATGCACTTTTCCCCCGTTTCGATTTCAACTTAAAAGTGTCAAAGGATGAGCTTGGAGACAGAGAGATAAATCTTGTTGTAGTAACAGGAACAAATTCTCAAACTGCTGCTCCCATATATATTAAAATCCAGAATAAAAATACTGATTTAGGTCACCAGCCAAACTCTAAATGCCCCTTTTGCAACTGTGCTTTATCTAACACAGAAGGGTATGAGACACATTTAAAAGACAGGCACCATATCATGCCAACAGTTCATACAATATTAAAAATGCCAGCTTTTAAGTGTGTCCATTGCTGTGGTGTCTATACAGGGAGTATGACACTCTCAGCTGTTGATGTGCACTTACTTCGATGCCGCAATGCACCTAAAGATAGCAGCTCTGGAATGGAGCGTGATAATGCAAATCAGTCACTTTCTCAAGCAGAGACAAAATGCACTCTTCCGACAAGTATTGCAGATAATGAGGAAAATGAATTGTCTGTGCCTTCAAAAAGAAGAAAGGTTGAAGTTAACATGGACCCATCAGAAAACCCTGAAGAAATTTCTCTTGATATCCTTGCTTTGGTCCCAAACCAATCAGAAACTTCCTATGACTACAAAAAGGACTTTTTAGTCAAATATTTTAACACAAGGCCATATCCGAGCAAGAAAGAGATAGCGTTGCTGTCCACATTGCTAGATATGTGGAAGACTGATGTTGCATCATATATTGGCACAAGGCGATACATGTGCATGAAAGCTCTCAAGAACCATAAACAGCAGGTGCTACTTGGATTTCAGATGTCTGAACTTAAAAAAGTAAAGCATAATATTGACTTGAATGAAGATTACTAA
- the adnp2.L gene encoding ADNP homeobox 2 L homeolog isoform X4 — MFQPPVNSLEKIRKARKRVKQILLQIGLESCRELLEDYRSKTFCCSLCRFSTKLLSSFKSHLKRYHDDEKDQELMASCPSCPFTSQSKTVVKHMRIFHSSTRKTPSNNTRENVNIPRNHLMVKFSCTKCPYTDTLYYSMKKHVLMTHYEDLVVSYFGEKTDEDIANVSLNSTISFFKLQPVDKFYCKQCNSTASSNDALVYHILTSEKHRDLEQKLRGDILETSKERIRKMQTKLIQTDFIPRKPILAPRSNTPITINHTIRLASVPQNGPSQTMATSVTHNQNAVPTFSAVATSSGGLTTNSPAAGSINTQVKYVTASLPQNPNISLQSSLSQPVFVSQRFPVNQSVAAVLSPGCIVPTSQTSVRPAVLPINQTLPGGLLPVNQPAVLACPPQTLQPNIINVNQAVRPAVFPVNQPLGPNNSTANQPGVAQNTFLTAPIFRQLIPTGKQVNGIPTYTLAPISVLPVAPCPVPAVNPSKALEQNLQTDKAMQVSPSPAVAPSPPVAKMTQALQSKSPGLTATPGPFGKETKLWKSCPVCSELFPSNVYEVHMQVAHVKGGNVRRRRNAKLTDNSYSMETKECVTIAAQASFLKILKENCIQCISCRCLASEELLKHLLMHGMICLYCKAVFHELRNFVYHMKILHLGKKKLHPDFSKKAFEIPSDLNGNALFPRFDFNLKVSKDELGDREINLVVVTGTNSQTAAPIYIKIQNKNTDLGHQPNSKCPFCNCALSNTEGYETHLKDRHHIMPTVHTILKMPAFKCVHCCGVYTGSMTLSAVDVHLLRCRNAPKDSSSGMERDNANQSLSQAETKCTLPTSIADNEENELSVPSKRRKVEVNMDPSENPEEISLDILALVPNQSETSYDYKKDFLVKYFNTRPYPSKKEIALLSTLLDMWKTDVASYIGTRRYMCMKALKNHKQQVLLGFQMSELKKVKHNIDLNEDY; from the coding sequence gaTTACAGGTCAAAGACATTTTGCTGCAGTCTTTGCAGATTTTCAACCAAGTTACTTTCTTCATTCAAGAGTCATCTAAAACGCTATCATGATGATGAAAAGGACCAAGAGCTTATGGCTTCTTGCCCCAGCTGCCCATTTACTTCACAGTCAAAAACTGTGGTAAAACACATGAGGATATTTCACTCAAGTACTAGAAAAACCCCTTCCAATAACACAAGAGAGAATGTAAATATACCCAGAAATCATCTGATGGTCAAATTTTCTTGTACCAAATGCCCCTATACAGACACATTATACTACAGTATGAAAAAGCATGTTCTTATGACCCATTATGAAGACTTGGTTGTTtcttattttggagaaaaaacagaTGAAGACATTGCAAATGTAAGCTTGAATTCCACCATTTCTTTCTTTAAGCTTCAGCCCGTTGATAAATTCTATTGCAAGCAATGTAATTCAACTGCCAGCTCTAATGATGCACTGGTGTATCATATTTTGACATCTGAAAAGCACAGAGACCTGGAACAGAAGCTGAGGGGTGACATTTTAGAAACTAGTAAGGAAAGAATTAGAAAAATGCAAACAAAGCTAATCCAAACTGACTTTATTCCTAGAAAACCTATATTGGCACCCAGATCAAATACTCCAATCACAATTAATCACACCATTAGATTAGCTTCTGTTCCACAAAATGGGCCAAGTCAAACAATGGCGACATCAGTTACCCATAACCAAAATGCTGTGCCAACATTCTCTGCTGTCGCCACTTCTTCAGGAGGTTTAACCACTAACTCACCTGCTGCAGGTTCCATTAATACTCAAGTTAAATATGTAACTGCTTCTCTGCCACAGAATCCAAACATCTCCCTTCAATCATCCCTTTCTCAACCAGTGTTTGTATCCCAAAGGTTTCCAGTTAACCAATCTGTTGCAGCAGTCCTTTCTCCAGGGTGTATTGTTCCTACATCTCAGACTTCAGTAAGGCCTGCTGTTCTCCCTATCAACCAGACATTGCCTGGAGGATTGCTTCCTGTAAATCAACCGGCAGTACTTGCATGTCCTCCTCAGACTTTACAACCTAATATTATCAATGTGAATCAAGCAGTAAGGCCTGCAGTTTTTCCAGTAAATCAGCCTCTTGGTCCTAATAATTCTACAGCAAATCAACCTGGGGTTGCGCAAAACACTTTCCTCACAGCCCCAATATTTAGACAGCTCATTCCAACTGGTAAGCAAGTTAATGGGATACCTACATATACCCTCGCTCCAATCTCTGTTTTGCCGGTGGCTCCGTGTCCAGTTCCTGCTGTCAACCCTTCAAAGGCACTAGAACAAAACTTGCAGACCGATAAAGCAATGCAAGTTTCACCTTCTCCAGCTGTTGCACCATCACCTCCTGTTGCTAAGATGACACAAGCACTCCAATCAAAAAGCCCAGGCCTTACTGCCACTCCAGGTCCCTTTGGTAAAGAGACCAAACTATGGAAGTCATGCCCAGTATGCAGTGAGCTCTTTCCTTCAAACGTCTATGAAGTACATATGCAAGTTGCTCATGTCAAAGGAGgaaatgtcagaagaagaagaaatgccAAATTGACAGATAACTCGTATAGTATGGAAACGAAAGAGTGTGTAACAATTGCGGCACAAGCTTCTTTCTTGAAAATCTTGAAAGAAAATTGCATTCAATGTATTTCTTGCAGGTGCTTAGCGTCAGAAGAACTGTTAAAACATCTATTGATGCATGGCATGATTTGTTTGTACTGCAAAGCTGTGTTTCATGAACTAAGGAACTTTGTCTATCACATGAAAATTCTGCATTTAGGCAAAAAGAAACTACATCCAGACTTTTCCAAGAAAGCATTTGAAATCCCCAGTGATTTAAATGGCAATGCACTTTTCCCCCGTTTCGATTTCAACTTAAAAGTGTCAAAGGATGAGCTTGGAGACAGAGAGATAAATCTTGTTGTAGTAACAGGAACAAATTCTCAAACTGCTGCTCCCATATATATTAAAATCCAGAATAAAAATACTGATTTAGGTCACCAGCCAAACTCTAAATGCCCCTTTTGCAACTGTGCTTTATCTAACACAGAAGGGTATGAGACACATTTAAAAGACAGGCACCATATCATGCCAACAGTTCATACAATATTAAAAATGCCAGCTTTTAAGTGTGTCCATTGCTGTGGTGTCTATACAGGGAGTATGACACTCTCAGCTGTTGATGTGCACTTACTTCGATGCCGCAATGCACCTAAAGATAGCAGCTCTGGAATGGAGCGTGATAATGCAAATCAGTCACTTTCTCAAGCAGAGACAAAATGCACTCTTCCGACAAGTATTGCAGATAATGAGGAAAATGAATTGTCTGTGCCTTCAAAAAGAAGAAAGGTTGAAGTTAACATGGACCCATCAGAAAACCCTGAAGAAATTTCTCTTGATATCCTTGCTTTGGTCCCAAACCAATCAGAAACTTCCTATGACTACAAAAAGGACTTTTTAGTCAAATATTTTAACACAAGGCCATATCCGAGCAAGAAAGAGATAGCGTTGCTGTCCACATTGCTAGATATGTGGAAGACTGATGTTGCATCATATATTGGCACAAGGCGATACATGTGCATGAAAGCTCTCAAGAACCATAAACAGCAGGTGCTACTTGGATTTCAGATGTCTGAACTTAAAAAAGTAAAGCATAATATTGACTTGAATGAAGATTACTAA